The following proteins come from a genomic window of Streptococcus pneumoniae:
- a CDS encoding histidine phosphatase family protein, with protein MKIIFVRHGEPDYRELEERSYIGFGIDLAPLSEMGRQQVQKLSKNPLLSSAEIIVSSAVTRALETASYVVCATGLPLRVEPLLHEWQVYKTGIENFETARRLFLENKGELLPNSPIQYETATEMKSRFLECMSKYREHQTVVVVAHRMLMRQFVPNEKIDFCQVIECELEI; from the coding sequence ATGAAGATTATCTTTGTACGTCATGGGGAGCCAGATTACCGTGAGTTAGAGGAGCGTTCTTATATAGGATTTGGGATAGATTTGGCACCCTTGTCTGAGATGGGACGGCAGCAAGTCCAGAAATTGAGCAAAAATCCTTTACTCTCGTCAGCTGAAATAATCGTATCTTCTGCAGTCACAAGAGCTTTAGAAACGGCTTCGTATGTGGTCTGTGCTACGGGTCTTCCTTTAAGAGTAGAGCCTTTATTACATGAATGGCAGGTCTATAAAACAGGAATAGAAAACTTTGAAACAGCTAGAAGACTGTTTTTAGAAAACAAGGGGGAGTTGCTTCCTAATAGTCCTATTCAATATGAGACAGCTACGGAAATGAAGTCTCGGTTTCTAGAATGTATGTCTAAGTATCGAGAACATCAGACTGTGGTAGTTGTTGCTCATCGAATGCTCATGCGCCAGTTTGTGCCAAATGAGAAGATTGATTTTTGCCAAGTGATTGAGTGTGAGTTAGAGATATAG
- a CDS encoding dUTP diphosphatase — translation MKIRGFELVSSFTDENLLPKRETAHAAGYDLKVAVRTVVAPGEIVLVPTGVKAYMQPTEVLYLYDRSSNPRKKGLVLINSVGVIDGDYYGNPGNEGHIFAQMKNITDQEVVLEVGERIVQAVFATFLIADGDAADGVRTGGFGSTGH, via the coding sequence ATGAAAATTCGTGGTTTTGAATTGGTTTCGAGTTTTACAGATGAAAATTTATTGCCCAAGCGTGAGACAGCGCATGCGGCTGGTTACGACTTAAAGGTTGCTGTGCGTACAGTTGTTGCGCCAGGAGAGATTGTCTTGGTTCCGACAGGGGTTAAGGCTTATATGCAGCCGACTGAGGTTCTCTACCTCTATGATCGTTCTTCAAATCCTCGTAAGAAGGGCTTGGTTTTAATTAACTCAGTTGGGGTCATTGATGGGGATTATTATGGAAATCCTGGAAATGAAGGGCATATTTTTGCGCAGATGAAGAATATCACAGATCAAGAGGTTGTTCTTGAAGTTGGGGAACGTATTGTCCAGGCTGTTTTTGCTACTTTCTTAATTGCAGATGGAGATGCAGCTGATGGCGTTCGAACTGGTGGATTTGGATCGACAGGGCACTAG
- the tadA gene encoding tRNA adenosine(34) deaminase TadA, with the protein MYYTLEEKEVFMREALREAEIALEHDEIPIGCVIVKDGEIIGRGHNAREELQRAVMHAEIMAIEDANLSEESWRLLDCTLFVTIEPCVMCSGAIGLARIPNVVYGAKNQKFGAAGSLYNILTDERLNHRVEVEIGILEDECAAIMQDFFRNRRKK; encoded by the coding sequence ATGTATTATACGCTTGAAGAAAAAGAAGTCTTTATGAGGGAGGCTTTGAGAGAGGCTGAGATTGCTCTTGAACACGATGAAATTCCAATTGGTTGTGTGATTGTCAAAGATGGGGAAATCATTGGTCGTGGGCATAATGCGCGTGAGGAATTACAGCGAGCGGTTATGCATGCGGAAATTATGGCTATAGAGGATGCGAACTTGAGTGAGGAGAGCTGGCGCTTGCTGGATTGCACACTTTTTGTGACCATTGAACCTTGTGTCATGTGTAGTGGAGCGATTGGGCTTGCCCGCATTCCAAATGTGGTCTATGGGGCTAAAAACCAGAAATTTGGCGCTGCTGGGAGTTTGTACAATATCTTGACAGATGAGCGTCTCAATCATCGTGTGGAGGTTGAAATAGGAATTTTGGAAGATGAATGCGCAGCTATCATGCAGGATTTTTTTAGAAATAGACGGAAAAAATAA
- a CDS encoding N-acetylmuramoyl-L-alanine amidase family protein produces the protein MDIDRNRLRTGLPQVGVQPYRQVHAHSTGNRNSTAQNEADYHYRKDPELGFFSHVVGNGRIMQVGPVNNGSWDVGGGWNAESYAAVELIESHSTKEEFMADYRLYIELLRNLADEAGLPKTLDTGSLAGIKTHEYCTNNQPNNHSDHVDPYPYLASWGISREQFKQDIENGLSAATGWQKNGTGYWYVHSDGSYPKDKFEKINGTWYYFDGSGYMLSDRWKKHTDGNWYYFDQSGEMATGWKKIAEKWYYFDVEGAMKTGWVKYKDTWYYLDAKEGAMVSNAFIQSADGTGWYYLKPDGTLADKPDFTVEPDGLITVK, from the coding sequence ATGGATATCGATAGAAACAGACTACGTACAGGCTTGCCCCAGGTTGGGGTGCAGCCTTATCGACAAGTACATGCTCACTCAACAGGCAACCGTAACTCAACCGCTCAAAATGAAGCTGATTACCACTATAGAAAGGACCCTGAACTAGGGTTCTTTTCACATGTTGTCGGAAACGGCCGCATCATGCAGGTAGGACCTGTGAACAACGGAAGTTGGGATGTTGGGGGCGGTTGGAATGCTGAGAGTTATGCAGCGGTTGAACTGATTGAAAGCCATTCAACTAAGGAAGAGTTTATGGCTGACTATCGCCTCTATATCGAATTGCTACGCAATCTAGCAGATGAAGCAGGTTTGCCGAAAACGCTTGATACAGGGAGTTTAGCTGGAATTAAAACGCACGAGTATTGCACGAATAACCAACCAAACAACCACTCAGACCACGTTGACCCTTATCCATATCTTGCAAGTTGGGGCATTAGCCGTGAGCAGTTTAAGCAAGACATCGAAAACGGCTTGAGCGCTGCGACAGGCTGGCAGAAAAATGGTACTGGCTACTGGTACGTACACTCAGACGGCTCTTATCCAAAAGACAAGTTTGAGAAAATCAACGGTACCTGGTATTATTTCGATGGCTCAGGCTATATGCTTTCAGACCGCTGGAAGAAGCACACAGACGGTAATTGGTACTACTTTGACCAATCAGGCGAAATGGCCACAGGCTGGAAGAAAATCGCTGAGAAGTGGTACTATTTTGATGTAGAAGGTGCCATGAAGACAGGCTGGGTCAAGTACAAGGACACATGGTACTACTTAGACGCTAAAGAAGGCGCCATGGTATCAAATGCCTTTATCCAGTCAGCGGACGGAACAGGTTGGTACTACCTCAAACCAGACGGAACACTGGCAGATAAGCCAGACTTCACAGTAGAGCCAGATGGCTTGATTACAGTTAAATAA
- a CDS encoding phage holin: protein MQQITEIITNGAISILVILAGVVVRVVKEYLVKKGGEKTIKIVEILAKNAVNAVEQVAAETGYKGDEKLAQARAKIRAELTKYNISMTDKDLDTFVESAVKQMNDAWKGQE, encoded by the coding sequence ATGCAACAAATTACTGAAATCATTACTAATGGAGCAATCAGCATCCTAGTCATTTTGGCAGGGGTGGTAGTTAGGGTAGTCAAGGAATACCTCGTCAAAAAAGGTGGAGAAAAGACTATCAAGATTGTTGAAATCTTGGCCAAGAACGCAGTTAATGCCGTGGAGCAGGTAGCTGCTGAAACTGGCTACAAGGGAGATGAAAAACTGGCACAGGCTCGCGCTAAAATTCGTGCAGAGCTGACCAAATATAATATCAGTATGACGGACAAGGACTTGGACACCTTTGTGGAGTCAGCCGTGAAGCAGATGAACGACGCTTGGAAAGGACAAGAGTAA
- a CDS encoding phage holin family protein, translating to MQIEFFNFLRSVVQTEDGLVLYALALIVSMEIIDFVTGTIAAIINPDIEYKSKIGINGLLRKISGVLLLMILIPASVLLPEKTGFVFLHSIYLGYIAFTFQSLIENYRKLKGNVTLFQPIVKVFQRLLEKDDDTKKGE from the coding sequence ATGCAAATTGAATTTTTCAATTTTCTAAGAAGTGTCGTACAGACTGAAGATGGTTTGGTCTTGTACGCTCTAGCACTGATTGTCTCAATGGAAATCATTGATTTTGTGACAGGGACGATTGCGGCGATTATCAATCCTGACATCGAGTACAAGAGCAAAATCGGCATTAACGGGCTCCTTCGTAAGATTTCAGGGGTTCTCTTACTGATGATCCTCATTCCGGCGTCCGTTTTGTTGCCTGAAAAGACAGGTTTTGTATTCTTGCACTCAATCTATCTCGGGTACATCGCATTTACTTTTCAATCTCTCATTGAAAATTACCGCAAATTAAAAGGAAATGTTACTCTTTTTCAGCCGATTGTAAAAGTATTTCAGCGATTACTTGAAAAAGATGATGATACGAAAAAAGGAGAATAA
- a CDS encoding tail fiber domain-containing protein: MDISSLNVTAENIRQSVKSLETDTQNKLNQKLSQAEFEVRASGIRQEILNATKDKADKTLVTAEAGKLREELTSLSVGENLFVNSDFKNLRDNGQRYTANGKTYQNMIAPYWYNPYNAGIPNAQNIQHGYFDTETFSDTVFAFNESDGSRHWKALSTDFKIGVISAGEYYFSADLYATDLGTHIKFGFYYHNSTGKLNFYAGRTKIEVTEKGRWTRLGIDLKVNDDIDLTKKVQFYIYGYNFASNSILYLKKPKVSKGRLKSDWSPALEDTEGLITEAKATFERTAQGLRTDLSAIQEYVNKDGQRQEALQRYTREESTRQATAVRELVNRDFVGKATYQEDVKGINQRIEAVKTSANKDIASQIASYRQSVDGKFTDISSQITTYKQDVGGQISGLSNRLTSSEQGTTTQISNISNRINSNKQGTDNQISNLKTQVATNKDNAERQMGRISDQVSANKANADSQFANVTNQLARKVETTDFQRVKETSKLYERILGNTENGIADKVARMALTNQLFQVEVGKYSVSGPNLIKNSDFKNGTNEWGSTQNLGRLVKHSFYHNGQKDLMRLSNATKNENFLYSHRFNLERNTDYVLNFRGFNNSALASYDVYILGRRAGESDGFTIVKKVVSSKKLSTSRCEDVSVTFNSGEMDNAYIRFDNNGSSSGTADLYITEVDLYKGYKPRTWQPHPEDAVADANKKLEATQTKMTQLAGSWVVENINSAGDIISGINLGANGHNRFVGKLTHITGETLIDRAVIKSAMVDKLKTANFEAGSVTTTILDAEAVTADKVRFDAAFIRKMIANDAFIDQLTSKRIFSTKVESVISSSTFLEAYQGRIGGFTLGQFDQGGGRWISGVNQFSVGMGNGAGHGVRTAFWANWGNNWNYAGPKAWNVNTDGKMYCRNEVGFYDQVDFSNSSRANFYGNTTFSRSPVFSNGIELGSKDVLGDGWNPKGGRNAVVWWNQVGSGSVKYWMEQKSDRRLKENITDTAVKALDKINRLRMVAFDFIENKKHEEIGLIAQEAETIVPRIVSRDPENPDGYLHIDYTALVPYLIKAIQELNQKIEKMEKTIA; this comes from the coding sequence GTGGATATCAGCTCACTCAACGTGACTGCTGAAAATATTAGGCAGTCGGTGAAGAGTCTTGAGACAGACACGCAGAACAAGCTAAATCAGAAGTTGAGTCAGGCTGAATTTGAGGTGCGAGCAAGCGGAATCCGTCAGGAAATCCTGAATGCAACCAAGGACAAGGCTGACAAGACCTTGGTAACAGCGGAGGCTGGGAAGTTGAGAGAGGAGCTGACAAGTCTGTCGGTTGGCGAGAATCTGTTTGTAAACTCAGATTTTAAAAATCTGAGGGATAACGGACAGCGTTATACAGCTAACGGCAAGACCTATCAAAACATGATTGCGCCTTACTGGTACAATCCGTACAATGCTGGTATTCCAAATGCTCAAAATATCCAGCATGGGTATTTTGACACGGAAACGTTTAGTGATACTGTCTTTGCCTTTAACGAGAGCGACGGCTCCCGACACTGGAAAGCATTGTCAACTGATTTTAAAATCGGAGTCATCTCAGCTGGAGAGTATTACTTTTCAGCTGATTTGTATGCGACAGATTTAGGCACTCATATCAAATTTGGATTTTACTATCACAACTCGACTGGCAAACTCAATTTTTACGCAGGTCGAACAAAAATTGAAGTTACTGAAAAAGGCCGTTGGACTAGGCTAGGAATTGACTTAAAGGTCAATGATGACATTGACCTGACAAAAAAAGTCCAATTTTACATTTACGGCTATAATTTTGCTAGCAACTCAATTTTGTACCTTAAAAAGCCTAAAGTCTCGAAAGGTCGCTTAAAAAGCGATTGGAGCCCAGCTCTGGAAGACACCGAAGGCCTCATCACTGAGGCTAAGGCAACCTTTGAGCGGACAGCTCAGGGCTTGCGAACCGACTTATCAGCTATTCAGGAATATGTAAATAAAGACGGTCAGCGACAGGAAGCCCTACAGCGCTATACTCGTGAGGAGAGCACGAGACAAGCGACAGCAGTCCGTGAGCTGGTCAATCGTGATTTCGTTGGTAAGGCTACTTATCAAGAAGATGTTAAGGGTATCAATCAGAGGATTGAAGCTGTTAAAACTAGTGCGAATAAAGACATCGCTAGTCAAATCGCTAGCTATCGTCAATCTGTAGATGGTAAGTTCACGGATATTTCAAGTCAGATAACTACTTATAAGCAAGATGTGGGCGGTCAAATCAGTGGTCTATCAAATAGACTTACAAGCAGTGAGCAAGGAACCACTACTCAGATTTCAAATATTTCAAATCGGATAAACAGTAATAAACAAGGCACAGATAATCAGATTTCAAATTTAAAGACTCAGGTCGCTACAAACAAGGATAATGCTGAACGACAAATGGGTAGAATATCTGATCAGGTTTCTGCAAACAAAGCGAATGCTGATAGTCAATTTGCGAATGTGACCAATCAACTAGCGCGAAAAGTAGAGACTACTGACTTCCAGCGTGTTAAGGAAACCAGTAAACTTTACGAGCGGATTTTGGGCAATACTGAAAATGGAATTGCGGATAAGGTTGCTCGCATGGCTCTGACCAATCAACTGTTTCAGGTTGAGGTTGGGAAATATAGTGTAAGCGGCCCTAACCTCATTAAGAATAGTGATTTTAAAAATGGTACGAATGAATGGGGCTCAACTCAAAATTTAGGAAGATTGGTTAAGCATAGCTTTTATCACAACGGGCAGAAAGACCTTATGCGTTTAAGTAATGCAACTAAAAACGAAAACTTTTTGTATAGTCACCGTTTTAATCTTGAACGAAATACTGACTATGTACTGAATTTTAGAGGATTTAACAACAGTGCTCTCGCAAGCTATGATGTTTATATTTTGGGACGAAGAGCAGGCGAGAGCGATGGATTCACAATCGTTAAGAAAGTTGTTAGCAGCAAGAAACTATCTACCTCTAGATGCGAAGATGTCTCAGTAACTTTTAATTCCGGAGAAATGGATAATGCTTACATTCGTTTTGATAACAATGGCTCATCATCAGGAACAGCTGATTTGTATATTACAGAAGTTGACTTGTACAAAGGTTATAAACCTAGAACATGGCAACCACATCCAGAAGATGCAGTCGCAGATGCGAATAAGAAGCTTGAAGCCACGCAAACAAAAATGACTCAACTAGCTGGCTCATGGGTAGTTGAAAACATCAACTCGGCTGGAGATATCATCTCTGGAATCAATCTTGGCGCCAATGGACATAACCGCTTTGTTGGGAAATTGACCCACATCACTGGAGAGACCCTGATTGACAGAGCAGTCATCAAGTCTGCCATGGTTGATAAGCTCAAAACGGCCAATTTTGAAGCTGGTTCGGTCACGACTACGATATTAGACGCTGAAGCGGTCACGGCTGATAAAGTGAGATTTGATGCTGCGTTTATTAGAAAAATGATTGCAAATGACGCTTTTATTGACCAACTGACATCTAAACGTATCTTCTCTACTAAGGTTGAGTCCGTCATTTCTAGTTCAACCTTCCTAGAAGCCTATCAAGGCCGAATCGGTGGATTTACACTTGGTCAATTTGATCAGGGTGGCGGTCGCTGGATTTCAGGTGTCAATCAGTTCTCTGTTGGTATGGGGAATGGTGCCGGGCATGGGGTCCGGACAGCCTTCTGGGCGAACTGGGGAAATAATTGGAACTATGCCGGACCTAAAGCATGGAACGTCAATACTGATGGGAAAATGTACTGTAGGAATGAAGTCGGTTTTTATGATCAAGTGGATTTTTCGAATTCATCGAGAGCAAACTTCTATGGGAATACTACTTTTTCTCGTTCTCCTGTGTTTTCAAATGGTATCGAACTTGGAAGTAAAGATGTGCTTGGTGATGGTTGGAATCCCAAAGGCGGAAGGAATGCGGTTGTTTGGTGGAATCAGGTCGGTAGCGGTAGCGTGAAGTATTGGATGGAACAAAAATCAGACAGACGCTTAAAAGAGAACATCACAGATACAGCTGTGAAAGCCTTGGACAAAATCAACAGATTAAGAATGGTTGCATTTGATTTCATCGAAAATAAGAAACACGAGGAGATTGGTCTAATAGCTCAAGAGGCTGAAACCATCGTTCCAAGAATTGTCTCACGAGATCCTGAGAATCCAGATGGCTATCTACATATCGACTATACCGCTTTAGTTCCTTACTTAATCAAGGCTATTCAAGAATTAAATCAAAAAATAGAAAAAATGGAGAAAACAATAGCATGA
- a CDS encoding phage tail spike protein: MLYLLNKDVRTVRWNGEPLHEATSAIVKETMNGDFTLTVKYPISDSGIYQLIQEDMLIKAPTPVLGAQLFRIKKPVEHNDHLEITAYHISDDVMQRSITQMSVTSQSCGMALARMVQNTKTALGDFSFNSDIQDRRTFNTTETETLYSVLLDGKHSIAGTWEGELVRDNFAMTVKKSRGENRGVVITTHKNLKDYQRTKNSQNVVTRIHARSTFKPEGAEKETTIRVTVDSPLINSYPYINEKEYENNNAKSVEELQKWAQSKFSNEGIDKVSDAIKIEAYELDGQVVHMGDTVNLKSWKHNVDAFKKAIAYEFDALKEEYISLTFDDKAGIGGSRASGGLSSAADAILGVTESAQEIALEKALQNADLDFDHKAGLLRQEISDDIELAKARAEEVKRELSDTINQRFNSFDNGPLKETKRKAEEALRNAGASTLLAQEAKRIGLDSVARLEAFKSQTTSAQTALSGDLDALKRTIANDIRPKQAQAEAEIAKQAEALSRTKNELAGASTLLAQEAKRIELDSVARLEAFKSQTTSAQTALSGDLDVLKQTIANDIRPKQAQAEAEIAKQVEALSRTKNELAGVKSAQATYKETTTRRLSELTNLANGKASKSELTQTAEELASRIASVQAGSSRNYFRNSRSRTFTTGGQAVYDYRTFIVPDFWKNSDRFKRDYVRISFDVTFPVALVNDMPAMVHFSAHPWYAYRNLIFKGGTVERQHFEFTIDLSSSSEDYQTNNVFIRFGTNYGFPAGLQVVIENAMLSVGNYFPAYQPAYEDQEDRVSVVESNFKQRADSLDAGVRSLTEGLRTKADISSLNVTAENIRQSVKSLETDTQNKLNQKLSQAEFEVRAGSIRQEILNATKDKASKSELTQTAEELASRIASVQASGRNLFLNSLFKQDIPKTGIWTTSTYTATIDSESKYLGHKALKIIGLNPSGRDGGNPKVTYPALGQFGKVIPGSTTNQDVTISFYAKANKNGIMLRSRLGNIGYKTGNVTLSTEIKRYVVHIPKGWTNESKQTTNEWLFNFNQEGTIWIWMPKFEISDVDTSYSEAPEDIEGQISTVESTFKQRAN, translated from the coding sequence TTGCTTTATCTACTTAATAAAGATGTAAGAACCGTTCGATGGAACGGGGAGCCACTTCATGAAGCGACTTCGGCGATTGTGAAAGAAACTATGAATGGCGATTTTACCTTGACTGTGAAATATCCTATTTCTGATTCTGGTATTTACCAGCTCATCCAAGAAGATATGCTGATAAAGGCTCCGACTCCTGTCTTAGGAGCGCAGCTATTTCGTATCAAGAAACCTGTTGAGCACAATGACCATCTGGAAATCACAGCCTATCACATTTCAGATGATGTGATGCAACGATCTATCACACAAATGAGTGTGACTAGTCAGAGTTGTGGCATGGCTCTTGCTCGCATGGTACAAAACACCAAAACGGCTCTTGGAGACTTCTCATTCAACAGTGATATCCAGGACCGTAGGACATTCAACACGACTGAGACAGAAACCCTGTACTCTGTATTGCTGGACGGCAAGCATAGTATCGCCGGAACGTGGGAAGGCGAGCTGGTGCGTGATAACTTTGCGATGACTGTAAAGAAGAGTCGTGGTGAGAATCGTGGTGTTGTTATTACAACACATAAGAATCTGAAGGACTACCAACGAACCAAAAACAGTCAAAATGTTGTTACAAGGATTCATGCTCGATCCACATTTAAGCCTGAAGGTGCTGAAAAGGAAACAACTATCAGAGTGACTGTTGATAGTCCTCTTATTAATTCTTATCCTTATATAAACGAAAAAGAGTATGAGAACAACAACGCAAAATCCGTTGAAGAGTTGCAGAAGTGGGCACAGTCTAAGTTCTCAAATGAGGGAATTGACAAGGTCTCTGATGCTATCAAAATTGAAGCTTATGAACTTGATGGGCAAGTGGTCCATATGGGCGACACGGTCAATCTCAAGAGCTGGAAACATAATGTCGATGCATTCAAGAAAGCTATTGCTTATGAGTTCGATGCCTTAAAAGAAGAATACATCTCTCTGACTTTCGATGATAAGGCAGGTATTGGTGGTTCTAGAGCTTCTGGTGGCCTATCTAGCGCAGCCGATGCAATTCTTGGAGTGACAGAATCTGCACAAGAAATCGCCCTTGAAAAGGCTCTTCAAAATGCTGACTTAGACTTTGATCATAAGGCTGGATTGCTTAGACAGGAAATTTCTGACGATATTGAACTGGCCAAAGCCAGAGCTGAAGAAGTCAAGAGAGAACTGTCTGACACTATCAATCAGCGATTTAATAGCTTTGACAACGGGCCATTGAAAGAAACTAAGCGCAAGGCTGAGGAAGCTTTGCGAAATGCTGGCGCAAGTACCCTGCTTGCACAGGAAGCTAAGCGGATTGGGCTGGATTCTGTCGCTAGACTTGAAGCGTTTAAGTCGCAGACTACGAGCGCACAAACGGCTCTGTCGGGTGACTTGGACGCTCTGAAACGGACTATCGCGAATGATATTCGACCGAAGCAAGCACAGGCTGAAGCTGAGATTGCCAAGCAAGCTGAAGCACTTAGCCGGACTAAAAATGAACTGGCTGGCGCAAGTACCCTACTTGCACAGGAAGCTAAGCGGATTGAGCTGGATTCTGTTGCTAGACTTGAAGCGTTTAAGTCGCAGACTACGAGCGCTCAGACGGCTTTGTCAGGTGACTTGGATGTTCTAAAACAAACTATCGCAAACGATATTCGACCGAAGCAAGCACAGGCTGAAGCTGAGATTGCCAAGCAAGTTGAAGCACTTAGCCGGACTAAGAATGAACTGGCTGGCGTGAAGTCAGCGCAAGCGACGTATAAGGAGACGACGACTCGTAGACTGTCAGAACTGACCAACTTGGCCAATGGTAAAGCCAGCAAGTCAGAACTTACGCAAACAGCTGAGGAGCTGGCTAGTCGGATTGCGAGTGTGCAGGCAGGTAGTTCACGGAATTACTTCAGGAATTCACGTTCAAGAACGTTCACAACAGGAGGTCAAGCGGTATACGACTATCGAACATTCATAGTTCCTGATTTCTGGAAGAACAGTGACAGGTTCAAGCGTGATTATGTTCGCATATCTTTTGATGTGACTTTCCCTGTCGCCCTAGTAAATGACATGCCTGCTATGGTGCATTTTAGTGCTCATCCATGGTATGCCTACAGAAACTTAATTTTTAAAGGTGGAACTGTCGAACGCCAACATTTTGAGTTTACGATTGACTTGTCTAGTTCTTCTGAGGACTATCAGACTAATAATGTGTTCATTCGTTTTGGTACTAATTATGGATTTCCTGCTGGTCTGCAGGTCGTCATTGAGAACGCTATGTTATCGGTTGGTAATTATTTTCCAGCCTATCAACCAGCGTATGAAGACCAAGAAGACCGTGTCTCAGTAGTCGAATCCAACTTTAAACAGCGTGCTGATTCACTCGACGCTGGTGTAAGAAGCTTGACTGAAGGCCTTAGAACCAAAGCGGATATCAGCTCACTCAATGTGACTGCTGAAAATATCCGGCAATCTGTGAAGAGCCTTGAGACAGATACGCAGAACAAGCTAAATCAGAAGTTGAGTCAGGCTGAATTTGAGGTGCGAGCCGGCTCTATCCGTCAGGAAATCCTGAACGCAACCAAGGATAAAGCCAGCAAGTCAGAACTCACGCAGACAGCTGAGGAGCTGGCTAGTCGGATTGCGAGTGTGCAGGCATCCGGTCGAAATCTATTCTTGAACTCACTATTCAAGCAGGATATTCCAAAAACAGGAATTTGGACAACGAGTACATATACGGCTACTATCGATAGCGAAAGTAAGTATCTTGGACACAAGGCTCTTAAAATTATAGGTTTGAATCCATCTGGCCGTGATGGAGGTAATCCCAAGGTTACTTATCCAGCTCTGGGTCAATTCGGGAAAGTAATTCCCGGAAGTACGACTAATCAAGATGTAACCATTAGTTTTTATGCTAAGGCAAATAAAAATGGAATAATGCTAAGATCTCGATTAGGGAATATCGGATATAAAACTGGAAATGTGACATTGTCGACAGAAATTAAGCGATATGTTGTCCATATTCCAAAAGGTTGGACAAACGAATCCAAGCAGACCACAAATGAATGGTTGTTCAATTTCAACCAGGAAGGAACCATTTGGATTTGGATGCCGAAGTTTGAAATAAGCGATGTAGATACTTCTTATTCAGAAGCTCCTGAAGATATAGAAGGTCAGATTTCAACAGTTGAATCGACCTTCAAACAACGAGCCAACTAA
- a CDS encoding major tail protein: MTQENKVTFGLENVHIAPIKTLAADGVITYGDVFRFPGAIELILDTKGETTPIKADNKDYHFMNSNEGYEGKLKIPHIIDEFATKILGEIKDPQTGVMTEKADASLTEFAMMFQFEGDKNKTRYVMYYCFASRPSLGSKTKNGTSTNERELSFKASPRPLDTVVKRSITSADDKDAYDNWFKKVYEPTAVAA; encoded by the coding sequence ATGACTCAAGAAAATAAAGTAACCTTTGGCCTAGAAAATGTACATATCGCACCTATCAAGACACTTGCAGCAGATGGAGTTATCACTTACGGCGATGTTTTTCGTTTTCCTGGAGCAATAGAGCTGATACTTGATACTAAAGGGGAAACAACCCCTATCAAAGCAGACAACAAGGATTACCATTTCATGAATTCAAACGAAGGATATGAGGGTAAACTTAAAATCCCACACATCATTGATGAATTTGCGACAAAAATTCTTGGTGAAATCAAGGACCCTCAAACTGGTGTTATGACTGAAAAAGCAGATGCGAGCTTGACAGAGTTCGCAATGATGTTCCAGTTTGAAGGCGACAAAAACAAGACTCGCTATGTGATGTACTACTGTTTTGCCAGTCGCCCATCTCTTGGCTCAAAAACTAAGAACGGGACATCAACCAACGAACGTGAACTTAGTTTCAAAGCTAGCCCGCGTCCATTGGATACAGTTGTCAAGCGTTCTATCACATCAGCTGATGACAAGGATGCGTATGACAACTGGTTCAAGAAAGTGTATGAACCTACTGCAGTTGCAGCTTAA
- a CDS encoding HK97 gp10 family phage protein, with product MSNDLADLIAKELAAYSDEVTEEVDKIAEQVTDETVDELKETSPKRYGKYRRSWKKKKLANGSFVVFNAVASLTHILENGHLSRNGGRVAGIVHIKPAEEKAIQNFEKRIKEIGK from the coding sequence ATGAGTAATGACCTTGCTGATTTGATAGCGAAAGAGCTTGCAGCTTACTCTGATGAGGTTACTGAAGAAGTGGATAAGATTGCAGAGCAAGTGACTGATGAGACTGTGGATGAGTTGAAAGAGACAAGTCCGAAACGGTACGGAAAGTATCGTAGAAGTTGGAAAAAGAAGAAGTTGGCCAATGGCTCTTTTGTTGTGTTCAACGCAGTTGCAAGTCTTACTCACATACTTGAAAACGGGCACCTTTCAAGAAATGGTGGTCGTGTCGCTGGTATCGTCCACATCAAGCCAGCTGAAGAAAAAGCAATTCAGAACTTTGAGAAGCGAATCAAGGAGATTGGGAAATGA